Proteins encoded by one window of Lathyrus oleraceus cultivar Zhongwan6 chromosome 1, CAAS_Psat_ZW6_1.0, whole genome shotgun sequence:
- the LOC127104938 gene encoding F-box/kelch-repeat protein At3g06240 gives MENSKSTDSVTAEKVRNHVPNDLTLSIISKLPLKSLVRFRCIQKSWSLLFENPNFMNMYRINFASNNNFSYDDGSCHTIEFKFTYDGFRGTLFSRYGEKFENKVKLDWPPLFQEDDISINILGSFVDETFCLYTGSVVPKTAFWNLSTKEFKVLPPSPIESRPSHYRFVFSLMGFGYDRVRDDHKVIRNAMKSIRCGIEDTESNESIWELYSLRTDSWRKLDVDIPLGSVTLDAILYTNGVCHWWNRDEDCLVSFDLSFEVFYKTPLPLQVDGNFYRESKDKRFMTLNGYVAFITTCAINYGSTASTLYVSILGEYGVKESWTKLFIVESLPSYIDRPIGAGNKGEIFFRTKYKELVQFDLNSQKIEKLIVDDLLHTFQILLYKKIFLFIKD, from the coding sequence ATGGAGAATTCAAAATCGACAGATTCTGTTACAGCTGAAAAGGTAAGAAATCATGTACCTAATGATCTTACATTGTCCATTATATCGAAATTGCCTCTAAAATCTTTGGTGCGTTTTAGGTGTATACAGAAATCATGGTCTCTCTTATTTGAAAATCCTAATTTTATGAACATGTATCGCATCAATTTTGCATCTAATAATAATTTTTCTTATGATGATGGTTCATGTCACACCATAGAGTTTAAATTTACATATGATGGATTTCGTGGCACCTTATTTTCGCGTTATGGTGAGAAATTTGAAAATAAGGTCAAATTAGACTGGCCACCTTTATTTCAAGAGGATGACATATCCATTAACATTCTGGGTTCTTTTGTTGATGAAACTTTTTGCCTCTACACTGGTAGTGTAGTTCCAAAAACTGCATTTTGGAACTTATCTACTAAGGAATTCAAAGTCCTTCCTCCTAGTCCCATTGAGTCTCGGCCATCTCATTACAGATTTGTCTTCTCACTTATGGGATTTGGTTATGACCGTGTTAGAGATGATCATAAAGTGATTCGGAATGCAATGAAATCGATTCGATGTGGCATCGAAGATACTGAGTCAAATGAATCCATATGGGAACTGTATAGCCTAAGAACAGACTCTTGGAGGAAACTTGATGTAGATATTCCTCTTGGTTCTGTTACTTTGGATGCCATATTGTACACAAATGGAGTGTGTCATTGGTGGAATAGAGATGAAGATTGTTTGGTCTCGTTTGACTTGAGTTTTGAGGTATTCTACAAAACACCTTTACCATTACAAGTGGATGGTAATTTCTATCGTGAATCTAAGGATAAACGATTTATGACATTAAATGGGTATGTTGCTTTTATTACAACTTGTGCTATAAATTATGGAAGTACAGCATCTACTCTTTACGTATCAATTTTGGGTGAATATGGTGTGAAAGAATCATGGACTAAACTCTTCATTGTTGAATCATTACCTAGTTATATTGATCGTCCTATTGGAGCAGGAAACAAAGGTGAAATATTTTTTAGAACAAAATACAAAGAACTAGTTCAGTTTGATTTGAATTCCCAAAAGATAGAGAAGCTTATTGTTGATGATCTTTTACATACTTTTCAGATACTCCTTTATAAGAAAATCTTTCTTTTTATCAAGGACTAA